AAATACCATGGTTTCAAGACTTCCTCTAAAGAGGACAGAGTGAAAGTACACCACAGCAACTTTAGACTTTACAGTCTTTTGGCAATAGAAACTAGTTCAGGCCAGTTATTGTAATACTCATCTCTGAACAGTTTTAGGCCGTCTTCAACACtgcattcatttaatttttcatcatttatttcAGTTAAATACTCTATACTCAAACCCTAGAAACAAGTTTAAGttctattttcattcttgtgTGTGGCTGAATGCAGGTGTGGAGACCTTTGAGACAGGTCTTCAACTGAATTGAGATTCAGATACAGGTAAGCTTGAACTTGAGGGATCTACTGTTTCCTATCTACCACTCCTCACCCAGCTGTGGTTAAAGGCAGGAATCTTCACCCAGGTTCTCATCATCGAGTGCCAGGTATTATCCTGATGATCTCTTATACCAGCCCATATTTTTCTTGATCATCACAAGGAAGTGGTTTTGAATACTTCTTTTGAAGTTTAAGGAAATTGAGGAAGGGCGCCTTGCTAACAAACTTTGGCCTGGATTTTGGGCCATGTATGCCTTTGTCCAAAACCCACATCCCTTCTTTGTGTACAGTTATGCAAACTTCAGGTTATCACCCCATCCCAACTTCAGTATGACCATTACGGAAACAACAGAAGCTTGTCCTGAAAACAAATCCTGGGGTTTGACTAAATACCTATGTTCTATCGTCTGAGGAATACCTGCAAAAGTCTGTTAACTTGCATCTACCAAAACACATTCTTTTATTATCAAGTCAAGTTAAAATTttttgattactttttttttctagtgtaaATTATACTAACCACAAGGCTCTGTGAAATTATTAATGGTAAGCCACTGCTTATCCCTCTCACATTACTTATTTCAGAGAAGAGGCATTAAATATTCATGTCAgtttatttacaattttatttagtaataAGAGTTCAAGAGTTTAATCCAATTTTCAGATCATATCTCTTAAACAATCTtcattctgaaaaacaaaaacaaaatcaatggcaTTAGAAGCCCATCTGACTTGCCAGTAGTTTCATATCTTCTATGAGTTTGATACATCAGAAAGCGTTTACAGTATCATGAGTTTTTCATACTGATTTGCTTCATCACATGTACCAAAACCTTGCATGAATTATGCTACCAAACCATGATGCATATGGAAAAATTCTTCTAAGCTACCAGCATTCAACATTTATGgagatataataatatatattttcttaatgcAGTATTTCTCAACCTTAGCAGGGTAATTTACTAGTACCATAGCAGATATCTTGGATCAATAGAAATTAAACATCAGAGCATATTCTTTCTTGAGATTTTCACATAATCTATAATTCATGCCTAGGTGTTAAGATTGAGAAAgtaaccaggcagtggtagcatacacctttaatcctagcactcagggaggTAGATGTAGGtggatggatctctctgagttggaggccagactggtctacagagttccagaggagcctaagctacagagtaaccctgtctggaaacaaacaaacaaacccccaaaaacaaaagaatgaaaaagtgggggctgggtgttggtgttgcaggcctttaatcccagcctggtctacaagagctagttccagtacaggctccaaagctacagagaaaccttgtctcgaaaaacccaaaatcaaaaaatgaatgaaagtgaTCCCTGCACAAAAGGAACCTAAGTCTGTAGGCCTGCAGCTTAGAAGCCACATGtactccaggacagctagaaatcagtggttctcagccttcctaatactgtaaccctttaatacatttcctcgtGTTGTGGCGACCCCctccccaaacataaaattattttcattgtcaagtcctaactctaattttgctagtgttctgaatcataatgtaagtatatgtattttctgatggtcttagatgaccccttCGAAAGGGTCATTAGACCCCAAAAGggctcatgacccacaggttaagagcTGATGATATAAATACAGCCCAACAGAAAATCTAAActcaattcattttgttttggtttttttgcagGTTAGCCACTAAATTGTGGCGTTCCttgtgaactttgtagatgatgCCACTTTTTAATGTCAAAGGTTGGATGCCCCtagtgtatttttatttcataagagTCAATTATTTTAGTAGAAGACACAAGAGTGATTTATAAAGTGTGAAATTCAGAACAGTATTACCATACGTGGGAATCTTAGGCTAATGGTACTAGCTATGGATTCTTAGTAAACTTCAATGGGGTTTTAATATTACTCATCTTACAGGTTTGTTAGGGAATAGGTTCTCACCATCAGTTAAAGCCGTACTCCATAAACACTGACCTTCATCTATCAAAACAATAATTATGAGCTCGTCAGACTGCCTTTACCAATGTTTACTTACCTTCAGGAATCAGTACACAAAGATTTATTGTGTCCTGGAGGATTGTACAGGGTACACAACAGAAATTACGATTTTAGGAAAACCAGAAACCCAATTACCTGTTAGAGAGAGGAATTAAATATCCTCATTTTTTGAGTAGTTGGTGCCTTACTATAAAGAAGGGAGCGGCAAATCCAGATCCAAAGTACACAGTCATCATAGCCAGTAACCGCCACTTGTTTTCCACTGAAAATGGCAAATTCTGTTGGGAAAGCGAGGAAGCTTTAAGAACAGTCCTTCAAAGAATCTGATTTCACCAAATAAAAGGGACAGAGGGCaactgtgtgtacacacacgcatTTTACAATCGGGTGCATTCgacagaagaggaaataaaacacCTGGGTTTTCTCAATACCGGTCAGTAAGCCCGACTAGGCCAGgaagtgtaagaaaaaaaatcgATTAAGTcttgtataattaaaaaaaaaatcctgaaaagtAGTTACTTCAGAAACAAACACACCACTCTAGCTCACTGTTATTAGAAATTCTCCACCGAGTACAAGACAGTACCAACCACGGTTGGAAGCTTGGCTTTTTCACAGGCAGCCTTCCTCGTCCCCCGGCCAGGCCTCGCCTAACAGTGGCGGGGCTGTTAGTGACCACTCGGTTCACTCATACTCGGGCTAACCCGGGCCTGATACAGATTGCTGATCGAAACAGCTACCCCGCAGCCACAGGCCCCGTCTCCATTCTGTCCCAATGACCTTCACTGCTCGTCCGACCCGCCCAGATCCGCCCTAACCGACCGAGTCCCCCGGGCCCCGCGGCTCTGGGGCGCCCACGCAGCCGGACCTCACTAACCTTTCCCGGGCCCTCCTCATAGTGGCTGCGACGGACCACGGAGGTGGTGAACCTCCGGACACTCTGGCCCAACATGGCGCCGCAGGAGGCTCCGCGAGGCCCGCAGAGCTGGAAGGCGGAAGAAACTGCCCCGGCAACGGACCCGGCTTTCTTCACGACCTTGCTACAATAGCGCGAAGACCGAAAGGGAAGATGGGAACTATCGCAGGCACTCTCGGAAACGCAGCCCACTGGCGAACTCGGAGGATTGTGGTATTTGTAGTTCAGATCGTACCGGGCGCCATATCCGCTCCGAaggattgtgggaaatgtagtttGGCTCTGGGACGCGCGAGCCGCCCCAGAATCAAATGAAATGTTACCATCAATGATTCAGGTCCTGAGCTGTTTTCTGAGTTGAGATCTAGGATTCTTGGGGTTTGTTTCCAGAAATAATTTATTGAGGTAGCTGAAGCTGTCTAATCGTGTGTGCCCATGTTTATGGACaagaaaataaacttcttttcCTGTGAGTACTTCACATGTTTTTCATGGCAGTACTTTGCCAACACTGAAAGATGGGCAGTGTGATCCTATCAGAGGGTACACAAAAAAGTGAACACACAACATGTAGCACAAGGGTTGTCATGGATAAAACTTAATTGATATGCTGAGATGGATTCTTAAAGATACAAACTGGATATAAAAGAACTCAGAGAACAAATAAAACTCCTATGTGCAACATGAATAGATTGTGGAGGAGAAACCTTCTGACATCTGGACCTAGCCTGGATTGGTGTATTCCTGCTAAACATAGCAGTTTCATATAGCATCAACATTCGACAAGGCCATTAGACCctgatagatttttaaaacagaGATGGGAGCactatatatattcttaaatacataactataattttctcagtctgtataatgttacttaggTATGtgaaaaatatcaaatgaaaaaacgaagccatgaatttgaaagagttcAAGGCATCATACAGAGTAGGcattggaaggagagaaaggaaagggaaaatgatgtaattataataccaaaaagatgaaaagaaaatttaaaggtcTAAATATGTTTCATATTTGATGATAAAATTTGACTGGACGTGCCCTCTGTACATAGTGAACTATATCCTAAGGAGTGTATAAAAATATTGCATTCAAGCAACTAAGTCTCAGCCAGTAACAGGAGTTAAACAAATCATAGGGTCCAACTTTGTCATCTAGTTTACTATATTTCAGTATGTCTGTTTATCTatgttttatctatctatctattgaaaTCATCTCTATCTGTCATCCATATATCTGTGGATCTATATGTTAAAGACACCTGGGGATTCTATGAAGATGTGGAGGCTATCCACTGAGGCTAGATGGACTCCCTGTGAGTATTGTCACTAGAAGAGCATGGCAGAAGTAACAGTGTACCATTGTCTTGCCAacaaatgagagacagagaaagagagagagatttattctactctttttgagtgtgtgtgtgtgtgggtgtaggtatgtgggtgtgtacgtgtgtgggTGACATGCTGAACAACCCCAACTTCATTGCTTCAGTATGTAGTATATTACTTAATTTTG
This DNA window, taken from Cricetulus griseus strain 17A/GY chromosome 2, alternate assembly CriGri-PICRH-1.0, whole genome shotgun sequence, encodes the following:
- the LOC103158861 gene encoding cytochrome c oxidase subunit 7C, mitochondrial isoform X2, translating into MLGQSVRRFTTSVVRRSHYEEGPGKNLPFSVENKWRLLAMMTVYFGSGFAAPFFIVRHQLLKK